A genomic segment from Lytechinus variegatus isolate NC3 chromosome 10, Lvar_3.0, whole genome shotgun sequence encodes:
- the LOC121422881 gene encoding serine/arginine repetitive matrix protein 2-like isoform X2, whose amino-acid sequence MSSVHYKFKSSIDYDTVTFDGLHISLADLKKAIMEQKKIGRAEFDLQVTNAQTAEEYKGEGDLIPKNASVQVRRVPLGGVGANLVAAPVKMEATSSTKAGLKMTIAQLSKRADLVSIDASEDDKISAMVMQAGQEYNPSRYIDTRHLNRNAPPPRNYICHHCHKAGHFKHRCPHLNADEDKMVYGGQRLMMKSTAGIPRSRMTTLDIPLKDLQAYLIGKKEKPPFVKSNTPEPEEEQPEVPDELLCKLCQNLMTDAVLIPCCGNSFCDECIRNSLLETDDHICPICNEQDVSPNSLVPNQQLRKSVLSFQNETSYVRRPKTKPQPQPQVKEESPPPPPPPPSTSAPSTEHTQRSQSSWEDDRWHSRSRDRDRNYDDNYKESGSYYRGRGRGSYRPYDSRPRYHRNYEYDYENRRYKNEEYSEQNNEQSRSSESGRYEQYHQPPASQHPPPATSLAPPVSSHPPPAGYQHSVPPPGYPPAVSQAAPATLSHPPPTLHQQTQHMQQPATHQPPTLMQHPSQPGQHPPQPAQQHPQPGQHTQQPGQHPPQTVQHPQQPSQHPQQPGQHPPQPGQHPPQTVQHPQQPSQHPQQPSQHPQQPGQHPPQPGQHPHQPGQHPPQPGQQQQPGQHPQPGQHLPQPGQHPQQPGHHPQQPGQHPQQPGQHPQQPGQQPPQPGQQQQTGQHQPQPGQHPAQPGQHPAQPGQHPAQPGQHPPQPGQHPPQPGQHPPQPGQHPTQPGQHPSQPGQHPPQPGQHPSQPSQHPPQQGQHLPQPVQQQPSHPQQQSQVGQAQAPPQTTQPSHSGPPQTSVVYHVPAGHQPLASQPLPAHQTPPHSSGAVAHSQAAHPTSVSASLSHQSINQQVTYTVAGTVQTSAAPSTVHQVHHTVVSTAQPPQATSHGVSQHPSTQTAPTQPPPGLVGQLPASIDFNKPPPGLQAGAAPVIVDFSKPPPSLDVVNKAPQAETAVVGASQAHVEQSSAPPAAATQLEVSSQETKPQTQSSSESGVASDQPKTESQADKPEETQDDVAAEMEKFCQAQQRKLRGSYSRSRSSGSWSSSRSRSRSGSWSSRSRSRSWSRSGSSYRSFSGSRSWTRSSSRSRSPQRRPHRNRYRSRERSYSPRHRQMSRERYMQRDRQYQRRRDFSRSPPPRNFSRSPPPDYRRRGRGRGRFYNQRGYSYRGNQRYQRPRYPRYDDRSRHFDQYDERYNDQQHFDRYHPNAPPGHHPGGPPNGPPGQHGLPHGPPGPQGPPNAPPGFPPMPPQGPPHDHKQGPPPNSQHQGPPQGPPLMPPAGLPHPLPPPPLLPPPPLNPPPGVPQQGLPRPGLPPPGLPPPGLPPPGLPPPPNFPPFNPDHPEFRGPPPRPFGDYPFDPRYDDRRDERRDDRRDDPYWGHSRDSRYPPDHRYPHPDGPQPAYADEDPHSREYRHRDRRGRDHDRNKNRSRSIDRKAKDKERKSEDRKEKEKNEERKSKSRHASEEKESGDRRGTPKEESAQKDHLTKDGNRSKDREKRLEQDKERKGDNREVKNEQERGKDAASDRGQDRERERDRDHERDRDRGRDRDHGRDRERDPGRVRDEERHRDRERDYRHEKDRLPEVDQERYDSEKARWETERRNDRERYDRERIRYDNDRGYDRGYDRERERYPERDNRDRYREREVDRDRERPYDDRERDSRRDGDRDRDRTREYEREREDDRDRERYTARDRGQDHERERDSDRHKEKYRSKEYPEDHERHKRRDTDLERHRRTERDYDMEREERVRHEQIGDEKYSEERERDKESRHRHKHKHRDRRSQESEHARSDDEKESRTSVDHSKSPSKEDHSDKESNKDNDASKESKKEPEMKKTKKKKKQKETEGKIKKIKKHKIKTENDQGKQSDNEEPPEKEKKVKKTKKVKDAEKESSEPKVKKLKKKKPKSVVVSDDPDKSAVKNSVKSAVNIVDYSSTSSTGFSPKSKVPIQDSPLPKGSKLEGRLGATVGDSRRVVVARSPERVREKSPSRHASSKSFKRTVKQVKSKSIRIKEENMEEEELDESEKVKEKPKKTKAKVKKEKSKQLKRKSSDDKLKTEHIKKIKVEKEENSDEDTKISREKIPIKEERMDMSEQKEEIKSKEEIKEESQDEDEPKKVKMEESPVDDQKETSTTEKKTGSPSEVKKSGTLIDIGHDEETFDPDYEEDAEDMDHHEVKKPRPSVGEEDSDHSTQSEEEEEEEEEEDDSASPEDSPVKKSHKKHRKHKKHHKKHKKSSSSSKRHEDGEKKSSSQRHKHKKSKKSKKSSK is encoded by the exons GGTCTAAAGATGACTATAGCCCAGCTAAGCAAG AGAGCAGATCTGGTGTCCATTGATGCCTCTGAAGATGACAAGATATCCGCTATGGTCATGCAGGCTGGACAGGAGTATAACCCTTCAAG GTACATCGACACAAGGCACTTGAATCGCAATGCCCCGCCCCCAAGAAACTACATCTGCCACCACTGCCACAAGGCTGGACACTTCAAGCACAGATGTCCCCATTTGAATGCT gaCGAAGATAAGATGGTGTATGGAGGTCAGCGTTTGATGATGAAATCTACTGCAGGAATCCCAAGATCTCGCATGACGACACTGGATATTCCTTTAAAGGACCT GCAAGCCTACTTGATTGGCAAGAAGGAGAAGCCTCCGTTTGTCAAGAGCAACACACCTGAGCCAGAAGAAGAACAGCCAGAGGTTCCTGATGAATTGCTCTGTAAGCTATGTCAGAACCTGATGACTGATGCTGTCCTCATCCCTTGCTGTGGCAATAGCTTCTGTGATGAAT GTATTAGGAACTCTCTACTAGAAACAGATGATCACATATGTCCTATATGCAATGAACAGGATGTTTCACCTAATTCTCTTGTGCCAAATCAACAACTCAGAAAG TCTGTGCTAAGCTTTCAGAACGAGACCAGCTACGTGCGACGTCCGAAAACCAAGCCTCAACCCCAGCCCCAAGTCAAAGAGGAATCTCCCCCAcctccaccccctcccccgtcAACCTCTGCACCCTCCACAGAGCACACACAGAGAAGTCAAAGCTCCTGGGAGGATGACAGGTGGCACTCAAGG TCAAGGGACAGAGACAGGAATTATGACGACAATTACAAAG AGAGTGGCTCTTATTacagaggaagaggaagaggtTCATATAGACCGTACGACTCGCGTCCACGCTACCACAGAAACTATGAGTATGATTATGAGAATAGGAGGTACAAAAATGAGGAATATtctgaacaaaataatgaacaatcaCGTTCAAGTGAGTCGGGGAGATATGAACAATATCATCAACCTCCAGCCTCACAGCATCCTCCTCCTGCAACATCACTTGCCCCTCCTGTATCATCACATCCTCCACCAGCTGGCTATCAACATTCTGTGCCACCTCCAGGGTATCCACCAGCAGTTAGTCAGGCTGCTCCTGCAACTCTTAGCCATCCACCTCCAACACTCCACCAACAGACACAACATATGCAACAACCGGCAACTCATCAGCCTCCTACATTGATGCAACATCCATCCCAACCTGGTCAGCATCCACCACAACCTGCTCAACAACATCCACAGCCAGGACAACACACACAACAGCCTGGTCAACATCCACCACAGACTGTTCAGCATCCACAACAACCTAGCCAACATCCACAACAGCCTGGTCAACATCCACCACAGCCTGGTCAACATCCACCACAGACTGTTCAACATCCACAACAACCTAGCCAACATCCACAACAACCTAGCCAACATCCACAACAGCCTGGTCAACATCCACCACAGCCTGGTCAACATCCACATCAGCCTGGTCAACATCCACCACAGCCTGGTCAGCAGCAACAGCCAGGGCAACATCCACAACCTGGTCAGCATCTACCACAGCCAGGTCAGCATCCACAACAACCTGGTCACCATCCACAACAACCCGGTCAACATCCACAACAGCCTGGTCAACATCCGCAGCAACCTGGTCAGCAGCCACCGCAACCTGGTCAGCAGCAACAGACAGGTCAGCATCAACCACAGCCAGGTCAGCATCCAGCCCAACCTGGTCAACATCCAGCCCAACCTGGTCAACATCCAGCCCAACCTGGTCAACATCCACCACAACCTGGTCAACATCCACCACAACCTGGTCAACATCCACCACAGCCTGGTCAACATCCAACGCAACCTGGTCAACATCCTTCACAGCCAGGACAACACCCACCACAGCCAGGACAACATCCGTCACAGCCAAGTCAACATCCACCACAGCAAGGGCAGCATCTCCCTCAACCTGTCCAACAACAACCCAGCCACCCTCAGCAGCAATCACAAGTTGGTCAAGCACAAGCTCCACCTCAGACTACTCAACCTTCACATTCAGGTCCACCACAAACAAGCGTTGTGTACCATGTTCCAGCTGGACACCAACCTCTTGCTAGTCAACCATTGCCAGCTCACCAAACACCTCCTCACTCTTCTGGGGCTGTTGCTCATTCACAAGCAGCACATCCCACATCTGTATCTGCCTCGCTGTCCCACCAATCTATTAATCAGCAGGTGACTTACACCGTAGCTGGGACAGTCCAGACAAGTGCTGCACCTTCAACTGTACACCAAGTACATCATACAGTGGTATCTACTGCTCAGCCGCCACAAGCCACTTCCCATGGGGTCTCACAGCATCCTTCAACCCAGACAGCACCAACCCAGCCTCCTCCAGGGCTGGTAGGTCAACTTCCTGCCAGCATAGATTTCAACAAACCCCCTCCAGGTCTGCAAGCTGGAGCTGCTCCTGTCATCGTAGACTTCAGTAAGCCACCACCAAGTCTTGATGTCGTCAATAAGGCACCTCAAGCTGAAACCGCAGTAGTTGGAGCTTCTCAAGCACATGTTGAACAAAGTTCAGCACCACCTGCAGCAGCAACTCAGCTTGAAGTTTCTTCTCAAG AAACTAAACCTCAAACTCAGTCCTCAAGTGAGTCTGGTGTGGCATCCGATCAACCAAAGACTGAATC ACAAGCTGATAAACCGGAGGAAACACAGGATGATGTAGCTGCAGAGATGGAAAAGTTCTGTCAAGCTCAGCAAAGGAAACTGCGTGGGTCATATTCTAGGTCAAGAAGTTCTGGGTCATGGAGTTCAAGCAGATCAAGGTCTAGATCAGGTTCATGGAGTTCTCGCTCTCGGTCTCGATCGTGGTCCCGCTCAGGATCCAGCTACCGATCGTTTAGTGGATCTCGGTCATGGACGCGTTCATCATCCCGTTCACGCTCCCCACAACGAAGACCACACAGAAACAGATACAGATCAAGAGAAAGATCATACTCTCCCAGACACCGTCAGATGTCAAGAGAACGATATATGCAGAGAGATAGGCAGTACCAAAGAAGAAGGGATTTCTCACGCTCACCTCCACCAAGGAATTTCTCGCGCTCACCGCCACCGGACTATCGAcgaagaggaagagggagaggCAGGTTTTACAATCAAAGAGGTTATTCATACCGAGGTAATCAAAGGTATCAACGACCAAGATATCCGCGATATGATGATCGGAGTAGACATTTTGACCAATACGATGAAAGATACAATGATCAACAACACTTTGATAGGTATCATCCAAATGCTCCTCCTGGTCACCATCCAGGTGGACCGCCTAATGGGCCTCCAGGACAACACGGGCTACCACATGGCCCACCTGGTCCTCAGGGACCTCCAAATGCCCCACCAGGTTTCCCACCCATGCCTCCACAAGGGCCTCCTCATGATCATAAACAAGGTCCTCCACCAAATTCTCAACATCAGGGTCCTCCGCAAGGTCCACCACTCATGCCTCCAGCTGGACTACCCCACCCATTACCTCCACCACCACTTTTACCACCTCCTCCCTTAAACCCCCCACCTGGTGTCCCTCAACAAGGCCTGCCTCGACCAGGTTTACCTCCACCTGGTTTGCCTCCACCAGGTCTACCTCCACCGGGCTTGCCTCCTCCTCCAAACTTTCCTCCATTCAATCCAGACCATCCAGAATTCAGAGGGCCACCTCCTCGACCATTTGGAGACTATCCCTTTGATCCTCGATATGATGATAGGAGGGATGAAAGAAGGGATGATAGAAGGGACGACCCATACTGGGGACATTCTAGAGATTCTAGGTATCCACCAGACCACCGATACCCTCATCCTGACGGACCACAACCTGCATATGCTGATGAAGATCCTCATAGTAGAGAGTATAGACATAGAGATCGCAGAGGAAGAGACCATGACaggaataaaaatagaagtagaAGTATAGACAGGAAAGCCAAAGACAAAGAGAGGAAATCTGAAGATCGaaaggagaaggagaaaaatgaagaacgCAAATCAAAGTCTCGCCATGCCAGTGAAGAAAAAGAGTCAGGAGACAGGAGAGGTACTCCGAAAGAAGAGTCTGCTCAAAAGGATCATTTAACAAAAGATGGTAACCGGTCTAAAGACAGAGAAAAGAGACTAGAAcaagacaaagaaagaaaaggtgaCAATAGAGAAGTTAAAAATGAGCAAGAAAGGGGTAAAGATGCAGCCAGTGACAGGGGACAGGATAGAGAACGTGAAAGGGATCGGGACCATGAAAGAGACAGGGACAGGGGGAGAGATCGAGATCATGGCAGGGATAGAGAACGGGATCCTGGAAGAGTTCGAGATGAAGAAAGACACAGAGATCGCGAAAGAGATTACAGACATGAAAAGGATCGGTTGCCTGAAGTGGATCAGGAACGCTATGACAGTGAAAAGGCAAGATGGGAAACTGAAAGAAGAAACGACAGGGAGCGGTATGACAGAGAAAGGATCAGATATGACAATGATCGTGGTTATGATAGAGGCTATGATCGGGAAAGGGAAAGGTATCCTGAAAGAGACAACAGAGACAGATACAGGGAAAGGGAAGTTGATCGAGATAGAGAAAGACCATATGATGACAGGGAGAGGGACAGTCGTCGAGATGGAGACAGAGACAGAGATCGCACAAGAGAAtatgaaagagaaagggaagatGATCGAGACAGAGAAAGATACACTGCTCGAGACAGAGGACAGGACCACGAAAGGGAAAGAGACAGTGATAGACATAAGGAGAAGTATAGGAGCAAAGAGTATCCAGAGGATCATGAAAGGCATAAGAGAAGGGATACTGATTTGGAAAGGCACAGAAGGACAGAAAGGGACTATGACATGGAACGTGAAGAAAGAGTACGGCATGAACAAATAGGTGATGAGAAGTACTctgaagaaagggaaagggacaAGGAATCTAGGCACAGACATAAGCATAAACATCGAGACAGGAGGAGTCAAGAAAGTGAGCATGCAAGGAGTGATGATGAGAAAGAATCTAGAACATCAGTGGACCATTCAAAAAGTCCGAGCAAAGAAGATCATTCTGATAAAGAGAGTAACAAAGACAATGATGCTTCTAAAGAATCTAAGAAAGAACCTGAAATgaaaaagacaaagaagaaaaagaagcagaAGGAGACAGAgggaaaaatcaagaaaattaaaaagcaTAAGATTAAGACTGAGAATGATCAGGGTAAGCAGTCAGACAACGAAGAGCCAcctgagaaagaaaagaaggtcaagaaaacaaaaaaagtaaaagatgcTGAAAAAGAATCAAGTGAACCAAAAGTtaaaaagttaaagaaaaagaagccCAAATCTGTTGTTGTTAGTGATGATCCTGATAAAAGTGCTGTGAAGAATTCTGTCAAATCAGCAGTGAATATTGTGGACTATTCAAGCACTAGTTCTACAGGATTCAGTCCAAAGTCTAAAGTCCCGATACAGGATTCGCCCTTACCCAAAGGCTCCAAACTTGAGGGTCGACTTGGAGCAACAGTTGGTGATAGCAGGCGTGTTGTGGTAGCAAGATCACCAGAAAGAGTCAGAGAGAAATCTCCATCTAGACATGCAAGTAGCAAGTCTTTCAAGAGAACTGTGAAACAGGTTAAATCTAAATCCATCAGAATAAAGGAAGAGAACATGGAAGAAGAGGAATTGGACGAAAGCGAAAAAGTCAAAGAAAAGCCAAAGAAGACAAAGGCTAAGGTGAAGAAGGAGAAGTCCAAGCAGCTGAAACGCAAAAGCAGTGATGACAAGCTCAAGACTGAACACATTAAGAAGATAAAGGTTGAGAAAGAAGAGAATAGTGATGAGGATACTAAAATTAGTCGAGAGAAGATTCcaataaaagaagaaaggatggatatgagtgagcaaaaagaagaaatcaaatcaaaagagGAGATTAAAGAGGAAAGCCAAGATGAAGATGAACCGAAGAAGGTCAAGATGGAAGAGAGTCCAGTTGATGACCAGAAGGAGACCAGTACTACTGAGAAGAAGACGGGCAGCCCCAGTGAGGTCAAGAAATCTGGAACATTAATAGACATTGGTCATGATGAGGAGACGTTTGATCCTGACTATGAAGAGGATGCTGAAGACATGGATCACCATGAGGTTAAGAAACCAAGACCAAGTGTTGGTGAGGAGGACTCTGACCACTCCACACAAAgcgaggaagaagaagaagaggaggaagaggaagacgaTTCAGCCAGCCCTGAGGACAGCCCAGTGAAAAAGAGCCACAAGAAACATCGCAAACACAAGAAGCATCACAAGAAACACAAGAaaagtagcagtagcagtaaaAGGCATGAAGATGGGGAGAAGAAATCATCATCACAGAGGCATAAACATAAGAAATCCAAGAAGTCAAAAAAGAGTAGTAAATAg